CATGGTGCGGCGCTTCGAGCCGACGGGGAGAAGCCAGCCCTTGCGCGTGCCGGGCAGCTCCTTCGCGTCCTTGAAGCGGTCCTTGAACTTCGGGTGCTCGCGGATGATCTTGTAGGTGTCCTCGACGAGCTGGACCTTCTTCTTCCCGTTCTTGTCGACGGCCTGCAGGTCCGTCTCGACCATGCCGCTGCCGACGTTCGCGAGACCGTTCTCGAGCGGGAAGATCCAGAAGTAGCCGGGGATGAGGCCGTCGACGAAGTGGATCTCGATGTCCTTCGTCATGCCCGTCACGCCTTCGTAGTAGACGCGGAACGCGCCGAGCCAGTGGTCGTGGTCGCGGTCGAAGACGCCGACCTTCTGGGCGACGACCGACATCGCGCCGTCCGCGCCCACGACGACCTTCGCGCCGTAGCGGCGCTCGACGCCGTCGGCGTCCTTGCCGGAGACGCCCACGGCCTTGCCGTTCTCGAAGAGGACGTCCTTGACCTCGAACTCCTCGATCGTGGTGACGCTCTTCTGCGCCTTCGCGTGCTGGAAGACGATGTTGTCGAAGACGAGGCGCCGGGCCACGTAGCCGGGCGTGACGTAGTTGTACTTTTTCGAGTTCTTGATGCCGTTCGGGTCGACGTTCTTCGGGAACGGGATCGTGAGCTCGTCGCCGTCGGGGCCCGAGAAGCGGACCCCCTCGGCGATGGAGTGCGGCGCGGCCTCGACCTGGTCGATGATGCCGAGCTCGCGGAGGACGGTCGCGGACTTGCCCGAGATGGCGTCGCCGCACGTCTTGTCGCGCGGGTAGCGCGCCTTCTCGAGGAGGAGGACGTTGATGCCTTCGCGGGCGAGGAAGGCCGCGGTCGCGGACCCGCCCGGGCCGCCGCCGGCCACGATGACGTCGTACTCTCCGTCGAAGGGCCGCTCAGACGCGGTGTTCGAAACGGTCCGGGATCCCGCCGAGGTGGCGCCGACCGAAGCCATGCGGCCGAAAAGCGGGGAGGGCGTTTTATAGGTTTCCGAGCGGAACGGGCCCCTCCGGAGGACGCGCGCGACCGCGCGCGTCCCCTGGGAAACGGTCTCACTTCGCGGGGGCGGTCGCGTTCGTCCCCGCGGGGACGAACGTGATCGTGCCGTCCTTGAAGGTGAGCGCCGTGCTCTGGTAGAAGAGGGCCTGCACGCGGTCCGATCCGGCGATCTTGTAGGCGTCGCTTGCGGGGTCGATCGCGATCGTGCCGGGAGCGTTGCCCGTCACGCCCGTGAACGTGGCGGTCCATTTCACAAGGCCGCCGGGGACGGCGGTGTATTCGACGAAGTTCCCGGTGAGCGGGGAGGCGGGGCCGCCGGTCTGGAAGTTGAACTTCTTCCCGTCGAGCGTGAGGTCGAGCGAAAGGAGGTTGCCGTCGCCGAGGGGGGTCTTCGCGACCGTCGAGCCGACGCTTCCGGCCTTGGCGGGGACGCCGAGGCTCGCGAGCGCGTTCCGCAATGCCTCGTCGTGGACGAGGACGTCCCATTTCACGAAGTGCATCGTTCCGGGCGCGGGATCCTTGAGGTGGGCCGGAGGCTCGACCGAGGCGAACATGCTGCCGTAGAACGCCTTTTCGTACGTCCCGTTCAGGCCGACGCCGGCCTTGCACGTGAACGCCTCGAGGCCGAGGTTCGCGTCGCCGCGGGGGTCCGGCGGGAGCCCCATCTCAGGGAAGGAGTGGGCCCGGAAGCCCTCGGGAAGGAACGGCTTGAGCTTCGAGGCCTGGACGGGGAAGAGCCCGATCGCGGCCGTGCAGTCCGTGAAGCCCCAGCTCAGGTTCAGCGCCCTCGGCGCCGTCGGCGCTTCGAGGTCCAGTCCGGGGTCCGCGGGGGGCGCGTTCACCGCGCCGATGCAGCCGGCGAGCGCGAGCGCGGCGATCAGGGGGAAGATGATGAAACGGGTCAATGCCTCAGCCTCGTTTCCAGGGAAGCGCGCCGTTGTCATCAACCTTCGCCCGCGGGAGGCAGGATGAGAAGCCCGATGCCCGCCCGGACGCGGACCTCCGCGACGGGGGCCTCGACGACGTTCGAGACCCCGCGCGGGTCGCCGAACACGAGCCGGGCGTCGGCGAGCGGCCATCGGAAGCCCTCGAGGGTCACGCCTTCGAGCGCGCCCGTGAGCGCGAGGAGGCTCGCGGTGCGGCCTTCGAGATCGCTGAGGCGCAGCGGGTGCGCGGCATCCACGACCCACGCGGAGCCTTCCGCCTCCACGAGACGCACGGCGGCGCCCGCCTCGGCCGCGCGGCGCGCGAGGCCGAAGTTCGCGAGCGTGTGGTCGAGCCGCCCGCCCGTGGCGCCCGCGAACACGATCTCGCGCGCGCCCCAGGCGAGGGCCTCGGCGAGGGCGAGGGCGGCGTCCGTGTCGTCCTTCGCGACGGGGAATCGGGCGATGCGCGCCCCGCCCGCCTCGCACCACGCGAGCGCCTCCCGCGTGATGCTGTCGAGGTCCCCGACGACGACGTCCGGGAGACGCCCCCACCCATGGAGGACGTTCGCGCCGCCGTCGACCGCGACGAGCAGGGCGCCCTGGGCGAGGTCGAGGGCCGCGCGCGGGGGCGGCGCGCCGGAAAGGACGAGGACGGCCCGTTTCAACGCGGGCCCAACGCGCGCCGCCGTGAAAAAGTCTGGGCCGGGCCCCGGCAACCCCGCGCAACGTCCATATAGGGGTCCCGACGGAAGCGTCCGACGTGGTCGCCGTCGACCGTCGCGTCCGGGGGTTCGGTCTCACCGTCCTCGCCATCGGCGTCGTCCTCGTCCTCGCGGGGGCCCTCTTCGCGGCGCGCATCGTGGCGCTGCCCGTGGACGGCGGGGGCTTCTGGGGGACGCTGCTCGTCGTGGGCGCGATCCACCTGATCCTCGCGCTCCTCTACCTCGTGGTCGCGCCGCGCAGGCGCCTCGCCTCCGGCACCCTCATCGGCCTCGTCCTCTGGAAGACGCCCCGGTTCGCGCTGCCGCTCGCCGCCCTCGAATCCATCCTGCTGATCCTGCACATCGCGGCCCCGCCCTGGCCCGGCGCGCCCCCCGCGCTCGTCGCGTTCGTGACGGACCTCGACGTCTTCCTCTCCCTCACGGCCGCGATCCTCCTCATCGCCATCCTCGGCATCGTGGCCGCGCTCTGGGGCTGGGAGGACGGGACGCGCACGCGCAAGGGCGCCGTGCTCCACGGCCTCGCCGCGGCGAGCTTCCTCGCCCTCTGCCCGTGGATCGCCTTCTCGGTGGCCGCGCTCCTGCCGTGAGCCCCACCCGCGTCGGTCGCGCCCGCCGTGGCCGGTTGCGCCCCCGTGATTGGGGGAACGCCCAACCCGGGGCAAACTGAGATGACCCACCGGCGCCCCTGAGGGTCCAAGGACCCCGCGGCCGAGACTCCCTCCCTGCCTTCTGCCTCCCCTCTCCCGGCGCTCGCCGGAAGCCGGCCGCGGGGGCCTTTCAGCTTTCCTCGTTCCCGGGGCCGGAAGGCTCGCACGGAGCCTCTGCGCCGGCCCCGGTCCGAATCCCGGCGCCCGGACCGTGGGGCGGAGAGCCCCGGGCCGGAACCGCCGAAAGCGAAGGCCTCTTGACGGGCGGCCGAGAGAGCGGGGGGACTGGATGCGTCACCCGGGGGTCTTCGCCGCCATCGTCCTCCTCGCGTTGCCGGGGCTCATGCCTCCGGCGTCGGCGGACTGGGAAGCGGTGCACGCGTTCCCGTCGAGCGCGGAGCGGTCCATCATCGATTTCGCGTACGACGCGCGGGGGGCGCTGCACACGCTCTCGTGGCACCGCAATGCGTTCCTCGTCTACGACACGAACGCCTCGGGAAACTGGACGGCGACGTTCATCCGGGAGCGCGAAGGCATCGTCTCCGTGGCGCTCGGCCGCATCGGAGGATCGTGGGGGGCGCTCTACTCCGTCCCGCCGATGATCGGCGGGGCCGTCGTGAAGGACGGCGGTTCCACCTGGTTCGCGACGGCCGAGCCGAACGGCACGGCGGCGAAGCGCGTCGTCGCGCCGTACCGCCCGTGGAACACGTGGCGCACGATGCCGGACGGGCTTCTCACCCTGCACATCGACGGCGTGCGGTGGAATTTCACCCTCCACGGAGCGTCCGGCGTCACCGTGTGGACGACGTGGCCGCGTCTCGACCGCACCCCCACGGGCCTGACGCTCCTCGCGGACGGCCGGGGATTCGGCGTCACGTACAACCGGACGGGCGGGTACGCGATCCATGTCGCGAACGTCACGATCCCGAACGCGACCCTCGCGACGAAGGTGCAGCTCGGTCATGCCGCGGATCCGCGCGTGACGCGCACGCTCCTCGACCGGTTCTGGGATTATCGCGGCGCGAACGCGGCCGTCGCGCCGAACGGCACGGCCTTCGCGTGGTTCTCGCGCGGCGCGAAAGCGTGCGACACGTTCTGGGGCGCGCCCGCGGGCCCCTTCCGCCGCGTCACGATCGATCCCTGCCCGATCGACGACGACGTTCCGTGGGACTTCGTGTTCCTCGGACCGAAACCCCTCGCGATCCTGAGCAACCGGATCATGGTCGTCGGCGAGCGGCCCGCGCCGCTCGAGTGCGTCCAGGGATTCCGGACGCCGCGCATCGTCCCGAACGGCGACACGTACCTCGTGGGCGGCGCAAGCGCCATCTACCGCGACCGCGGATCGCCGCGCATCAACTTCACGACCTTCCCGACCGCGGGCTACACCGGGTTCTCGGTCCGCTTCGCGGCCGACCTCGAAGGCAACGACACGCGGCCGGGCCTCAACGTCCGGTGGGACTTCGGCGACGAGGGCCAGGGCGCGACGGGGTGGGCCGTGAACCGCACGTACTACAAACCCGGCAACTACACGGTCCGCGCGGTCGCGAAATGGGAAGGATGCGGCGCGCATCCCATCGAGCGCGTGGGACGCCTTCTCATCGAAGGCCCCGCGATGGAGGCCCCGAAGAGCACGCCCACCCGTCTCGCGCCGGAGGCCGATTTCGGGGAGGATCTCCAGGACAGCGCGGCCTCGCGGCTCCCGGGTCCGGGCCTCGTCGCGCTTGCGGGCGTCGCGCTCGCCGCGGCGCGCGTTGCGCGCCGCCGCTGATCACGTCTCGGGCACGAGCCGTACGAGCCCTTCGGAGTCGAACCAGCGCAGGCAGCCGCACGCGTTCATGGTCGTCGGCAGCAGCGTGTGGTCGTGGCCGAGGGCGTGGCCGACCTCGTGCGCGATGAGCGTGCGCTTGTTCCACGCGTCGCCCTGGACCCAGATCTCGTCGCCGTCGATGAAGCCGCGCGCGAGGGGCCAGTACCAGTGGTTCGTGATCCAGGGCCGCGAGGCCTTCTCCCGCGTGAGGCGTTCGTGCGACACCTCGTGCACGATGAGCGCCATGTCGTCGACCTCGAGGACGTAGGTCCGCTCGGTCGGCTCCCCCGCGAAGGGCTGAAGCGCCGCCACGGTGCCCGCGGTGAGGATCGCGGCGAGGACGGCGTACGAGAATCCGCCGAGCGCCATCGCCCCTGCGCACGAAGGATGAGGGATTCCGTTTCTGGAGCATGCCTCAAAACGGACGCTCGAAGGATGCGCCCCGCCCGCCCGCAACGCTCATGCCGCGAAGCGGGCTCCACCGTGCGTATGCGTCGCGTCGCGATCGTGGGGTCCGGCATGAGCGCGTTCGGCGCCCGCGCCGAGACGCCGCGCGAGCTCTTCACCGAGGCCGTCCACGAGGCGCTCGGATCCGTGGACCGGGGGCTCGCCCTCGGCGACGTGGAGGAGGCGTGGGTGGGCAGCCTCGGCTTCGGGGGCGCCCAGCTCGGAAACCTCGGCGCCTACCTCGTCGAGCAGGCGGGCGGGCCCTCGATCCCCGCGCGCCGCGTCGAGAACGCGTGCGCCTCGAGCGGCTTCGCGGTGCGCGACGCCTATCTCGCGGTCGCGTCGGGCGCCGTCGACGTCGCGCTCGCGGGGGGGCTCGAGAAGATGACGGACCTCACGCCCGTCCACCAGCGGTACTGGCTCGGCGTCTCGGGCGACACGGCCTGGGAGCGCCTTGCGGGGGCGACCTTCCCGGGCGTCTACGCGATGATCGCGCGCCGCCACATGCACGAGTACGGCACGACGCGCGAGCACCTCGCGAGCGTCGCCGTGAAGAACCACGCGCACGGGGCGAAGAACCCGAAGGCGCAATTCCGCCGCGAGATCACGCTCGAGAAGGCGCTTTCCGCGCCCACGGTCGCCGCGCCCCTCACGGTCCTCGACTGCTGCTCGACGACCGACGGCGGAAGCGCCATGATCCTCGCGTCCGAGGCGCGCGCCCGCGCGCTCACGGACACGCCGGTCTGGATCGAGGCCTCCGCCGCCGCGACCGACCACCTCGCGCTCCATGACCGCGCGAGCCTCACGACGCTCGCCGCGACCGAGCGGGCGGGGCGCGCCGCGTTCGAACGCGCCGGCCTCGGGCCGCGCGACGTGCACGTCGCGGAGGTGCACGACTGCTTCACCATCGCGGAGATCCTCGCCATGGAAGACCTCGGGTTCGCGAAGAAGGGAGAAGGCGGGCCGCTCGTCGCCTCGGGCGCGACGCGCCTCGGCAACGACCTCGTCGTGAACGCCTCCGGCGGCCTCAAGGCGAAAGGCCATCCGCTCGGCGCGACCGGCGCGGCGCAGGTGCACGAGCTATTCCTCCAGCTGCGCGGCGCGGCGGGACCGCGCCAGCGCGCGGGCGCCGAGGTCGGCCTCGCCCACAACGTCGGCGGCTCGGGCGCGACGTGCGCCGTCCACGTCCTGAGGAGGGGTTGAGATGGAACCCGCCATCCTCGGCGCGGGCCTCGCGGCCGGCAAGCTCCGGATCTCCGCGGACGAGATGCGCCGCGCGTGGGGGCACCTGCGCCCCCGCGGCCTCGCGACGAAATCCGCGTGTGCCTGGGACGAGGACGCG
The sequence above is a segment of the Candidatus Thermoplasmatota archaeon genome. Coding sequences within it:
- a CDS encoding geranylgeranyl reductase family protein, which codes for MASVGATSAGSRTVSNTASERPFDGEYDVIVAGGGPGGSATAAFLAREGINVLLLEKARYPRDKTCGDAISGKSATVLRELGIIDQVEAAPHSIAEGVRFSGPDGDELTIPFPKNVDPNGIKNSKKYNYVTPGYVARRLVFDNIVFQHAKAQKSVTTIEEFEVKDVLFENGKAVGVSGKDADGVERRYGAKVVVGADGAMSVVAQKVGVFDRDHDHWLGAFRVYYEGVTGMTKDIEIHFVDGLIPGYFWIFPLENGLANVGSGMVETDLQAVDKNGKKKVQLVEDTYKIIREHPKFKDRFKDAKELPGTRKGWLLPVGSKRRTMHGNGWVLVGDAAALIDPFSGEGIGNAMVSGRLAAATITKALAARDTGAAALAPYEAAVRAELDRELMMSYKLQKLGRHTWLLNFVLRRAAKKPQVRDIISQMLADREKKEEFGSVWFYIKLLLM
- a CDS encoding thiolase domain-containing protein, translating into MRRVAIVGSGMSAFGARAETPRELFTEAVHEALGSVDRGLALGDVEEAWVGSLGFGGAQLGNLGAYLVEQAGGPSIPARRVENACASSGFAVRDAYLAVASGAVDVALAGGLEKMTDLTPVHQRYWLGVSGDTAWERLAGATFPGVYAMIARRHMHEYGTTREHLASVAVKNHAHGAKNPKAQFRREITLEKALSAPTVAAPLTVLDCCSTTDGGSAMILASEARARALTDTPVWIEASAAATDHLALHDRASLTTLAATERAGRAAFERAGLGPRDVHVAEVHDCFTIAEILAMEDLGFAKKGEGGPLVASGATRLGNDLVVNASGGLKAKGHPLGATGAAQVHELFLQLRGAAGPRQRAGAEVGLAHNVGGSGATCAVHVLRRG
- a CDS encoding thiamine diphosphokinase gives rise to the protein MKRAVLVLSGAPPPRAALDLAQGALLVAVDGGANVLHGWGRLPDVVVGDLDSITREALAWCEAGGARIARFPVAKDDTDAALALAEALAWGAREIVFAGATGGRLDHTLANFGLARRAAEAGAAVRLVEAEGSAWVVDAAHPLRLSDLEGRTASLLALTGALEGVTLEGFRWPLADARLVFGDPRGVSNVVEAPVAEVRVRAGIGLLILPPAGEG
- a CDS encoding PKD domain-containing protein, with amino-acid sequence MRHPGVFAAIVLLALPGLMPPASADWEAVHAFPSSAERSIIDFAYDARGALHTLSWHRNAFLVYDTNASGNWTATFIREREGIVSVALGRIGGSWGALYSVPPMIGGAVVKDGGSTWFATAEPNGTAAKRVVAPYRPWNTWRTMPDGLLTLHIDGVRWNFTLHGASGVTVWTTWPRLDRTPTGLTLLADGRGFGVTYNRTGGYAIHVANVTIPNATLATKVQLGHAADPRVTRTLLDRFWDYRGANAAVAPNGTAFAWFSRGAKACDTFWGAPAGPFRRVTIDPCPIDDDVPWDFVFLGPKPLAILSNRIMVVGERPAPLECVQGFRTPRIVPNGDTYLVGGASAIYRDRGSPRINFTTFPTAGYTGFSVRFAADLEGNDTRPGLNVRWDFGDEGQGATGWAVNRTYYKPGNYTVRAVAKWEGCGAHPIERVGRLLIEGPAMEAPKSTPTRLAPEADFGEDLQDSAASRLPGPGLVALAGVALAAARVARRR